AGTCATGGTCCGCCCTCTAAATCTCATGGTCCAATGACCTGCTTCCTGCTCTAGTGTGATATAGCAAGGCAGTGACGTCATACATTGCGTTGTCATGTATCGCATTCCAGTTCATTAAGCGTCCAAAAGACTTGTGTTTTCAAACTATAAACTGATGCGGTCTATCTTTCGATGCGTGCAGACATTCGAATAAACTCGGCTGGGAGTCGTTCCAATAGGACACGCCTGAGCTGACCAACGCTAAGAGCTCAACCTTGCCTGAGCAGCTCTACCTAACTAACGCTAGGCATTATCTTCTAAACCtatttagaagataataTGTACATGTTAGGATGTTAGGattatatttataataaaatCTTAGAATAAAATCTTAGGGTTAGAGTTAGTGTGAGATTAGGGTTAGCTTAAGGTTAAGGTTATTtttaggttagggttatctAGAATCTATAATACTTTATTGTTATAGAGTGCAGCAGCTGCAAAGATTTTAATTTTGGTGTTCTTGCGTGTTGCTTGGACCAAGTCGATGAGTTGGTGGTCAGATTAGCTTTAGCGTTGGTCAGCTCAAGTGTATCCTCCCGTCAGGACGAGCAGGGACGcaggaaggaaggaaggaggGTGTTCAACAAGGGTATCTCATCTGGAAATTCTGCCGGACGGATTATTTACTGGGGTCTACAAGTATCGTACAGCGCACACATGGCACTTCTAGCGTTGAGAGATGGCTGTTGTTCAGAATACAACATTCTCAGGATCTCGCTCCACAACCTTCCTCCGCTTCAGCATGTCGTGGCAGAGCAGGCCAGCGGCAACACTGACGTTCAGCGAGTCGACACCCACTTCGTCCACCTCGCGGCCATGCTTGATGCCGACCTTGTAGTGCGCGATGTTGAGCAGACTGGTCTTGAGTCCCGTGCCCTCGGCGCCCATCATCAGGATGGTGGGGTGTTGGGCGACGGGGCTGTGGTCGGGGTCGAGGCGCTTGGGGGAGCGGGCGAGGGTGTAGACGATGTCGCTCGTTTCGTCGGCTGTGTCTGCTTCTTTTCCCCTGGGTGGGTCCACGGCGTCGGCGGCGTAGCATCGCCATCCGTTTCTGCTTGCTTTGCCGAGGAAGTCGGCGGGCTCGCTGACTTTGAAGATGGGAATCGCTTCGGCGGCGCCGGCGGATGCTTTGACTGCGATGTGCGACCAGGGTGCTGACTGCCGAGTCGGGGTTACGATGGCTTCGACGCCGAGAAGGTAGGCGGACCTGGCGATGGCGCCGAGGTTGCCCTCGTCGAGCACGCCGTCGAGGTAGAGGATCAGTGGGTACCGCCAGGAAGAGGTCTTGTAGCGGTAGGCCGTGCGGGTACCGTTGACGGCCAGTTCTTCCTTTGTCTGCGGGCCCAGGACGACTTCAAACTTGCCCTCCTCCTTGGAGCACTCTTTCAGCTCGGTGATGGGCGGGACGGGCAGGGGCGATGCCTCGAGGATGAAGCCGTTGTGAGGGCGGCCGGAGGAGGCTTTGTCGAAAGCGCGGTCGTATTGGTCACCCACCTCGCGGGTGATGTGGCGCAGGTTGGAGGCTTTGGCGCGGGCGAGGAGGATGTCGCGGTTGAGGCCGCGGGAGTTGACGTAGAGTTTGTAGTATTGGCGGCGGTTGGCGCGGATGGCGGCGAGAACGGAGGAGTAGCCGTAGATAAACTCGGAGGCAGCGGTGGTGTAGGGGAGAGATTCGGGAGCGCGGTCGCGGACGGCGGTCCTCTGCGGTCGTGCGTCGGTGTCGTCGTCTCTGCCGCGGCGTGGCCGGTCAGCCTGCGCGGTTCTGTCGTCGCGGTCCGTCCTTGGCAATCGTCGGTCGTCGCGGTCCGAGGCTCTTGCGGGTTGGCGGTCATCAGATCTGTTGTTGCGGTCCAAGGTTCTTGCGGGTCGGCGGTCGTCAGGTCGGTCGTGGCGGTCAAAGGTTCGCGGCGAGCGCTTGTCATCTGATCTCTCGCCGCGACCGGACGTCTTCTCTGGCCTGCGTTGCCGTCTGTCGTCTTCATCGCGATCGAACGTCCTCTCTGGCCTGCGTTGCCGTCTGTCGTCTGCATCGCCCTCGAATCGGCTCGGTCTCCCTTCACCAGCACCAGACCGCCCATGTGAGGGCCGCTCGCTGTCCTGGTCTTTTATGCGACGGTCAACAGCCGACTCGTCTGGCCGCCCTCCGCTCTTTCGCAGCTCTTTCCGTCGGGGCGCGACATGGCCATCCTCGTCCTCCCACCTCCGGCGCCGGGCGCCAAGCGACGACTTGCTGCGCGACGGCCGTGACCTGCCTCTCTCGGGCCCTTCTCCGCGCGTGGACGTCGCCTGGGCATCGCGGAAGCCCGTGCGCGTGCGGCTGCTGGGTCGTGAGGCTGCAAAGCGATCGGGTCCGCTCCCCCGGCCCTTCTCGATGGCGGCGGTGATGGACTTGTGGCGGCAGAAGGTGCGCGGGAGACTTGTTCGCTGCGTGCGCAGGAGCACGCTGCCAAGCGTGAAAGGGTACGGCATGGGAGGTGGTCAGTCGTCAGTCGTCAGCGTGGGGCCGAGTGAGCTTGATGATTGATCTGAACCTTGGCCGACTTTTGGTGACCAACGGCCCGCCGTACTTGGCGCAATCGCGCTGTCACGCGTCGACGTGCACGTCCACACCATCGTTGGACGTGCAGCCAGCCGGGCTTTCACCACGCCGCCCGCGCGCCCCGTTTTCGCTCCCCCTCTCGAATGGCAGCGCGACCTGAAGCGAAAGGGTCCCAACGCCTGTCCACACACCCACGCAGCGCCACACCTGCCTTCGCACACCACTGCACAACGTCATCACCGTGCCACACGCCCGCCACATACGCGTCGCTAGCACCGTCGTCGAGTCGCCAACATGAGCTCAGACGAAGACGCAAGCCAGCTCATGACTGCCTTCAAGAAAGGCGGCACGACCCGGGTCGGCGCCAACACAGCAAACATGCGCACCTCCGCCCCTCCTCCGCGCTCTGCCACACCCAGACGCTCACCTGCACCGCAGTCGCCCGCAAAGAAGCGCGCCATAGTCGCGGTAGACCAGTTTCTCTCTGAATCTGGTTCAGCAGGCGAAGAAGGCATCGACGCCGAATCACCCCCCAAGGTTCGCAGACTACTGCACATCCGACCGGAGCCGGTACGGAACAAGCACGAATACACATACTATGAGCCGCTGGAGGAGGTCGAGAGTATTGTGCAGGAGGTGACGGGGAACGACCATGTTGCGTACGAGGTCAAGCTTGTTGGGGGCGCCACCAGAGAGGTAAGTGACGCAGCAACAACCCAGTGACAGCAGAAGTGAGAGAGCCTTGCATCAGAGTGTGAGAGAGCCTTGCATCAGAGTGTGAGAAAGCTTTGCATCACAGTGTGAGAGCTTTGCATCAGAGTGTGAGAGCTTTGCATCAGAGCGTGAGAGGGCTTTCTGTGAGAGGGTAAGAGAGCAGCTGCTCTGCCGCACCTCTCTGCCGCACCTCCCTGACGCATACAAAAGCTAGCTTATAGCTCCGCTCCACCTCCCTCCACATCTCCTGCGATTGCCCGTTTCTAATCAAGACCAGGTCGGTTTTGACGAATTGCTCCAACTCCCAGGTGGTCCGGAATCACTGCGCAACCACGAGCAAGACGACACCCCCTCTTCCAGCGCCGACGACATGAGACTCCGCGGCAAGTCCTTCAAAGCGAACATGAACGGATTTGTAGACATCACCACCATTGACATCTCCTCCTCAGAAGACGACATCGACGACGACCCTATACAGCTCACGTCTAGCGATGGGGACTCGGAAGATACAGGCAAGAAGCGCAGAGGGCGAAAAAAGAAGACTCTGGAACCCACTCGGCGCTCTACCAGACAGCCAATTCCTGTTCGACTTCACCATGACCAGGAGAGCGATGAGGAAGAAGACACCAGCGACTCGGGCGACCTCCTACGTTCAGATGTCCTCCCTGGTCGCAAGCGTAAGCGGCGCGGCCTTCGTACCTTCAAGCCCGAGAAAGCTCGACGCATTGGTGCTCGCCACTCTGAGCGATCTACACGCGCCATGAACAACATGGAAGAGACAGGCGAGAATGACATATACCGCTCAGACTCTGCGCCAAAGACCTCGGCCCCACAGTTCAAGGCAGTCAGAGAAGTGTTCGAGACACTCCCCCGCAGCAACTTGTTCCGCTCTCGGCACGCCGAAGGATGTGAGGTGTGCTACGATGGCCCCGGTGTTGCTCCTCTCATATATTGCCAGGGCTGCTCTCTCGCATACCACAAGAACTGTCTAGGTACCCGAAGCAGTCGTGAGCACCTCGTGACCAAAGTGGGCGACGAGCGCTTCATCTTGCAGTGCAAGCGATGTGTGAATGTTTACCAAAAGAAAGACCGCTTCGCACCCAACTTGGCCTGTTGCCAGGATTGTGGCAAGGACGGCAGCTCCTGCAAGCCCGTTCGACACCGCAAGACCACGCAGCAAGAGATGAAGGAGCGCGAGGAGAACGACGGCGACGATCCCATCACCGACGTGCCCTCTGAGCTGATCAACAACCCACACAATGTGCTATTTCGCTGCACCAAATGTTCACGAGCATGGCACTACCACCACCTGCCCCCTCTCTCGCCCTACGCTATGGACGTCAACCGCGACGACGAGGAAATGGCAGACGAACGCTTCCGCGAGTACTCGAACAAGTGGATGTGCAAAGAATGCAACAACAACGAGAAGAGAAAAGTCGGAGGGTTCGTTGCTTGGCGCCCGTCCGATGTCGAGACCTACAGGCCCGGTACACCGTGTGAGATGGTCAACGAAGACGACAAGCAGTACCTCATCAAGTGGGAGAACGAGTCATACTTCCGTGCAGCGTGGTTTTCAGGGGCCTGGACATGGGGCGTCAGTGCGCCTGCGATGCGGAGAGCCTTCTTCAAGAGGGAAGACGGTCCGAAGATGCGGTCCGAAGACGCGATACCGGAAGAGTATCTACGCATCGATATCGTCCTCGACATCAAGTTCACCAGCTATGTCGAGATTCGCTCCGAAGAGATCGACAAGGCTCGCATCAAAGAGGTCGACAAAGCCCTGATCAAGTACAAAGGCCTCGGCTACGAAGATGCTGTCTGGGAGAAAGTGCCTACACAAGAAGATGGCGACCGATGGATCGACTTTGTCACGGCATACAACGATTGGGTTGCCGGGCGATATGTCAAGATCCCCAAGCAAGGTCCGCTTAAAGCCCGCCTTGAGAAAGCTCGCAACACACCCTTCGCCAAGCTCGAACGACAGGCCCAACCAGAGAACCTCGTTGGTGGAGAACTGATGAAGTACCAGATGGACGGTCTCAACTGGCTATACTACCAATGGTACAATCAGAAGAACGGCATTCTGGCTGACGAGATGGGTCTGGGTAAAACGATCCAAGTCATTGGTTTCATGGCAACGCTGGTCCAGGAACAAAACTGTTTCCCCTTTCTCATCGTCGTTCCGAATTCAACCTGTGCCAACTGGCGCCGTGAGATCAAGCAATGGGCACCTTCCTTGCGCGTTGTTGCCTATTTCGGGTCGTCCCAAGCTCGCGACATGGCATACAAGTACGAGATGTACCCTGAGGGCACCAAGGACCTTCGATGCCACATTGTTGTTACCTCCTACGAAGCTGCCTCAGACGACAGCTGCAGGAGGTTTCTTCGGGGCGTCAACTGGGCAGGTCTCATCACCGACGAAGGCCAGCGGTTGAAAAACGACAAGAGTCAACTGTACACCGCCTTGTCGGCAATCAAGGCACCGTTCAGGTTGCTCATGACCGGTACGCCTCTCCAGAACAACGCCAGGGAGCTTTTCAACTTGCTGCATTTCTTGGACGAGACCATCGATGCCGCAGCAATCGAGGAGGAGTATGCGGAGATGACTTCTGAAAACATCAAGGAGCTCCATGAACAGATCCGACCCTTCATCCTCCGCCGTACCAAAGCGCAAGTGCTGACCTTCCTTCCCCCACTCGGTCAGATCATCCTACCCATCTCCATGAGCCATCTGCAAAAGCAGGTTTACAAGTCGATTCTGTCCAAGAGCCCTGAGCTTCTCAAGGCGCTTTTCACCTCAGACAAGGGTCTCAAACAGCAGGAGCGTGCTAATCTGAGCAACATCTTGATGCAGCTGCGCAAGTGCCTCTGCCATCCGTTCGTGTACAGCCGCGAGATTGAAGAGCGTAGCGATGTCGCAGCAGTCTCTCACCGCAATCTTGTCGAGGCCTCTGCGAAACTGAGCCTCCTCGAGACCTTGCTCCCGAAGCTGAAGGAGCGCGGACATCGCGTTTTGATTTTCAGTCAGTTCCTGGACATGCTCAACATTATAGAAGATTTTCTGGACGGCTTGGAGATGGCCTATCAGCGACTAGACGGCACCATCGGCTCGCTGGAGAAGCAGAAGCGTATCGATCAGTTCAACGCTCCCGACTCGCCTCTATTTGCCTTCTTGCTAT
The Ascochyta rabiei chromosome 9, complete sequence DNA segment above includes these coding regions:
- a CDS encoding 23S rRNA (guanosine(2251)-2'-O)-methyltransferase; this encodes MPYPFTLGSVLLRTQRTSLPRTFCRHKSITAAIEKGRGSGPDRFAASRPSSRTRTGFRDAQATSTRGEGPERGRSRPSRSKSSLGARRRRWEDEDGHVAPRRKELRKSGGRPDESAVDRRIKDQDSERPSHGRSGAGEGRPSRFEGDADDRRQRRPERTFDRDEDDRRQRRPEKTSGRGERSDDKRSPRTFDRHDRPDDRRPARTLDRNNRSDDRQPARASDRDDRRLPRTDRDDRTAQADRPRRGRDDDTDARPQRTAVRDRAPESLPYTTAASEFIYGYSSVLAAIRANRRQYYKLYVNSRGLNRDILLARAKASNLRHITREVGDQYDRAFDKASSGRPHNGFILEASPLPVPPITELKECSKEEGKFEVVLGPQTKEELAVNGTRTAYRYKTSSWRYPLILYLDGVLDEGNLGAIARSAYLLGVEAIVTPTRQSAPWSHIAVKASAGAAEAIPIFKVSEPADFLGKASRNGWRCYAADAVDPPRGKEADTADETSDIVYTLARSPKRLDPDHSPVAQHPTILMMGAEGTGLKTSLLNIAHYKVGIKHGREVDEVGVDSLNVSVAAGLLCHDMLKRRKVVERDPENVVF